A section of the Paenibacillus odorifer genome encodes:
- a CDS encoding inorganic phosphate transporter produces METSIWILGIVIFLALAFDFINGFHDTANAIATSVSTRALKPRTAIIMAALMNFVGALMFTGVAKKIGGSITDPTLLENGLDIIIATLIASIIWNLITWWLGIPSSSSHALIGALAGAVYVGAGSAHINWGGFVEIVEGLIFSPIIAFVIGYIIMTILKWIFAKRSPHTVNKGFRSMQVLTAALQSFTHGTNDAQKAMGIITFALVTSGRQETMDVIPLWVKIAAATAMALGTSIGGWKIIKTMGTKIFKIEPINGFAADISAASVIFSATLLHLPVSSTHAITSAILGVGSAKRFSAVKWGVAGRIVVTWFITIPISAVLAGLIFKIIF; encoded by the coding sequence ATGGAAACATCTATATGGATTCTTGGAATTGTTATATTTCTCGCGCTTGCGTTTGACTTTATCAATGGATTCCATGATACGGCCAACGCAATTGCTACCTCTGTCTCGACACGTGCCTTAAAACCGCGAACAGCAATTATTATGGCAGCACTGATGAACTTTGTTGGGGCCTTGATGTTTACAGGTGTGGCCAAAAAAATCGGCGGAAGTATCACCGACCCGACCTTGCTTGAAAATGGGTTGGATATCATAATAGCCACGCTGATTGCTTCGATTATTTGGAATTTGATTACTTGGTGGCTCGGGATTCCATCCTCATCGTCTCATGCACTGATCGGCGCTTTAGCGGGTGCAGTATACGTGGGGGCAGGCTCAGCACACATCAATTGGGGCGGGTTTGTGGAAATTGTCGAAGGACTGATTTTCTCCCCAATCATTGCGTTTGTTATCGGTTATATTATCATGACCATCCTGAAATGGATCTTTGCTAAGCGTAGTCCACATACGGTCAACAAGGGCTTCCGCTCTATGCAAGTCCTTACGGCAGCGTTACAGTCGTTCACACATGGTACAAATGATGCGCAAAAAGCGATGGGGATCATTACTTTTGCACTCGTTACCTCAGGACGTCAAGAAACTATGGATGTTATCCCTTTGTGGGTTAAGATAGCTGCAGCTACGGCTATGGCGCTCGGTACCTCCATTGGCGGTTGGAAGATTATTAAGACTATGGGTACGAAGATTTTTAAAATCGAACCTATTAACGGTTTCGCGGCTGATATTTCCGCGGCATCTGTTATTTTCTCAGCAACGCTGCTGCATTTGCCAGTAAGCTCAACGCATGCGATCACATCAGCGATCCTTGGGGTTGGCTCTGCCAAACGTTTCTCTGCAGTGAAATGGGGAGTAGCCGGACGTATTGTGGTCACTTGGTTCATCACGATTCCAATCAGTGCGGTATTAGCAGGTCTGATTTTCAAAATCATTTTTTAA
- a CDS encoding DUF47 domain-containing protein, with translation MKLRKKDIFFETLENMADTIVQAADYFAQNITDLRNNVDNFAAEMKKYESQCDTYTHTVIKELNKTFITPLERDDIMDLITSMDDVIDGLEASASRFYMYNLLDPDEYIVQFAEILRQCAYEIQKAVHLLSQKKLLAIREYTIRLNDLENQGDEVLRICTKVLFETVKDPIELIKRKELYERLETTTDKCEDVANMLESIIMRNS, from the coding sequence ATGAAGTTGAGAAAAAAGGACATATTCTTTGAGACGCTGGAAAATATGGCCGATACTATTGTCCAAGCTGCAGATTATTTTGCTCAGAATATCACTGATCTCCGGAATAATGTTGATAATTTCGCTGCAGAGATGAAAAAGTACGAATCCCAATGTGATACTTACACTCACACCGTTATCAAAGAATTGAACAAGACGTTTATTACGCCGCTTGAACGTGACGACATTATGGACTTGATCACAAGCATGGATGATGTCATCGATGGTCTGGAGGCATCCGCCTCACGTTTCTATATGTACAACCTTCTTGACCCGGATGAATACATTGTACAATTCGCCGAAATCCTTCGTCAGTGTGCTTATGAAATCCAAAAAGCGGTTCATTTGCTCTCCCAGAAGAAATTGTTGGCGATCCGTGAATATACAATCCGTCTGAATGACCTTGAGAATCAAGGGGACGAAGTGCTGCGTATTTGTACTAAGGTCCTGTTCGAAACTGTAAAAGACCCGATTGAGCTGATTAAACGCAAGGAACTGTATGAGCGGCTCGAGACCACTACAGACAAATGTGAAGATGTAGCCAACATGTTGGAATCGATCATCATGCGCAACTCATAA
- a CDS encoding DUF3048 domain-containing protein: protein MKVNCSSSRLLSAIVLTTLLLSACGTQSANNEITPTQQPTAEPTPIETIQPSPTIDPAAELVSGLTGLPVSEDSLPRPLAVMINNAPAARPQSGVSEADILYEILAEGGITRLIGIFQSHTGVVKIGPIRSIRPYLLDIGESYGGVTVHAGGSPAAYAILQKEKKEDMDEIGRAGAYFWRDKARKAPHNLYSNAAKLREGAEKLGFAQSVKVPGYLFNNPDYIPADGEKAAEFSINYLLKSYKVDYKYDPKRQTYQRYVNDKPHLDLNNDNPVEAANVMVIGADHKVLDDVGRLQIDVELGGEALLFQRGQVTQGRWSREPGDVIRFVRDGKEELMYPGITHILVVPNAPSFSSHVVYGGADGTT from the coding sequence ATGAAAGTAAATTGCTCTTCTTCCCGTCTGTTATCTGCCATTGTATTGACCACCCTATTGCTCTCCGCTTGCGGAACACAGAGTGCAAATAATGAGATCACCCCGACACAGCAGCCTACCGCAGAGCCCACGCCTATCGAAACGATTCAACCCTCACCTACTATTGATCCCGCTGCTGAGCTCGTATCCGGATTAACAGGTCTTCCAGTTTCTGAAGACAGTCTTCCACGTCCCTTAGCCGTAATGATAAATAATGCTCCTGCCGCCCGGCCGCAATCGGGGGTTAGTGAAGCAGATATTTTGTATGAGATTCTTGCCGAAGGTGGCATTACGCGTTTGATTGGTATTTTTCAGAGCCATACAGGTGTGGTGAAAATCGGACCGATTCGCAGCATCCGCCCCTATCTGCTTGATATTGGCGAGAGCTATGGTGGTGTGACGGTGCATGCCGGAGGGAGTCCGGCGGCTTATGCCATTTTGCAAAAAGAGAAAAAAGAAGATATGGACGAGATCGGCCGTGCCGGAGCTTATTTTTGGCGGGATAAAGCGCGAAAAGCACCACATAACCTGTACAGCAACGCAGCCAAACTGCGGGAAGGTGCCGAGAAGCTTGGGTTTGCGCAAAGTGTGAAGGTGCCCGGGTATCTTTTTAATAATCCAGATTACATACCGGCGGATGGAGAGAAAGCCGCTGAATTTAGCATAAACTATCTGCTCAAAAGTTATAAAGTTGACTATAAATATGATCCTAAACGTCAGACCTATCAGCGTTATGTGAATGACAAACCTCATTTGGATCTAAATAACGATAATCCGGTGGAAGCGGCCAATGTTATGGTTATAGGAGCGGATCATAAAGTGCTTGATGATGTCGGAAGACTTCAGATTGATGTGGAGCTTGGCGGGGAAGCGTTGCTTTTTCAGCGGGGACAGGTCACCCAAGGCAGATGGTCGCGTGAACCAGGGGATGTGATCCGCTTTGTGAGGGATGGAAAAGAAGAGCTGATGTATCCAGGAATTACCCATATTTTGGTGGTCCCTAATGCGCCTTCATTTAGCAGTCATGTGGTATATGGCGGGGCGGATGGTACAACATAA